A genomic stretch from Nocardia wallacei includes:
- a CDS encoding DUF2255 family protein has product MAKWTAAELTRIAETEELQLAAAGRDGTLRMPVTIWVVRHGRDLYVRSVNGADSAWLRTARDSGHGRIRAGSIDQDVDFAAADHALDDEIDHEYATKYQRYAASIIAEITSAKARSTTLRLLPRQ; this is encoded by the coding sequence ATGGCGAAGTGGACGGCCGCCGAGCTGACCAGGATCGCAGAGACGGAGGAACTGCAACTGGCGGCCGCGGGCCGGGACGGCACGCTGCGTATGCCGGTGACGATCTGGGTGGTGCGCCACGGTCGCGACCTGTACGTGCGCTCGGTGAACGGGGCGGACTCGGCCTGGTTGCGGACGGCGCGCGACAGCGGCCACGGCCGGATCCGCGCGGGCAGCATCGACCAGGACGTCGATTTCGCCGCTGCCGACCATGCCCTCGACGACGAGATCGACCACGAGTACGCGACGAAGTATCAGCGGTACGCGGCCAGCATCATCGCCGAGATCACCAGTGCCAAGGCACGATCCACCACCCTGCGGCTGCTGCCGCGCCAATGA
- a CDS encoding SCO5389 family protein, translated as MSLDVPTALLERAERGEVSDDEFVECVRNSLPYAYEVVSRVAADLRSGTAEFADNRVAPPDEVARGQLLRAMASDSIRGGLERHFGVKIAFQNCHRVAAFPLSAVGGETYTRFISTRAQLLNQSPELRNC; from the coding sequence ATGTCACTGGACGTCCCAACCGCACTACTCGAGCGTGCCGAACGCGGCGAGGTCTCCGACGACGAGTTCGTCGAGTGTGTCCGTAACTCGCTGCCCTACGCCTACGAGGTGGTCAGCCGAGTGGCAGCCGACCTGCGTTCCGGCACAGCCGAATTCGCCGACAACCGAGTGGCTCCTCCGGACGAGGTGGCCCGCGGCCAGCTGCTGCGCGCCATGGCGTCCGACTCCATCCGCGGCGGCCTGGAGCGGCACTTCGGTGTGAAGATCGCGTTCCAGAATTGCCATCGGGTGGCGGCGTTCCCGCTGTCGGCGGTCGGCGGCGAGACCTACACGCGCTTCATCTCCACCCGGGCACAGCTGCTCAACCAGAGCCCGGAACTGCGTAACTGCTGA
- a CDS encoding nitronate monooxygenase, whose product MIIDDLRTPIVLAPMAGGPSTPELAAAVSAAGGLGFLAAGYLDAADLADRIVRTRALLFDSDRGALPFGVNLFVPGAPTPAEHFAPYLERLGREFPLGEARFDTDDWDAKLDALVADPVAVASFTFGCPSAREIDRLRSVGTESWVTVTSVGEARTAIEAGADVLIAQGAEAGGHRATFVDRPADDAADPLSTLALLQLLTAATDHPVVAAGGLATGAGIAAVLAAGAAAAQLGTAFLNCPEAGTAQLHRDALVIDAPTMLTRAFSGRRARGLRNRFILDHPDAPAAYPEIHYATGPLRKQARAAGNADAVNLWAGQTHTLTSAVPAADLVRSLSAETKNALKLALSRTIQDC is encoded by the coding sequence GTGATCATCGACGACCTGCGAACCCCGATCGTGCTCGCGCCGATGGCCGGCGGGCCCTCCACACCCGAACTCGCGGCCGCCGTCTCGGCCGCGGGCGGACTGGGATTCCTCGCCGCCGGATACCTCGACGCCGCGGACCTCGCCGACCGGATCGTGCGCACCCGCGCCCTGCTGTTCGACAGCGACCGCGGCGCCCTCCCGTTCGGCGTGAACCTGTTCGTCCCCGGAGCGCCGACGCCGGCGGAACACTTCGCCCCCTATCTGGAACGCCTGGGCCGCGAATTCCCGCTCGGCGAGGCCCGTTTCGACACCGACGACTGGGACGCCAAACTGGACGCCCTCGTCGCCGATCCGGTCGCGGTGGCCTCGTTCACCTTCGGCTGCCCGTCGGCGCGCGAGATCGACCGCCTGCGGTCGGTGGGCACCGAGTCCTGGGTGACGGTGACCTCGGTCGGCGAGGCGCGCACCGCGATCGAGGCTGGTGCGGACGTGCTGATCGCGCAGGGCGCCGAGGCGGGCGGGCACCGCGCCACCTTCGTCGACCGTCCCGCCGACGACGCCGCCGATCCGCTGTCGACCCTGGCGCTGCTCCAATTGCTCACCGCCGCAACCGACCATCCGGTGGTGGCCGCGGGCGGCCTCGCCACGGGCGCGGGCATCGCTGCGGTGCTGGCCGCCGGCGCGGCCGCCGCGCAGCTGGGCACGGCCTTCCTGAACTGCCCCGAGGCCGGTACCGCGCAACTGCATCGCGACGCTCTGGTCATCGACGCGCCGACCATGCTGACCCGCGCCTTCAGCGGCCGCCGGGCCCGCGGGCTGCGCAACCGGTTCATCCTCGACCACCCCGACGCACCCGCCGCCTACCCCGAAATCCATTACGCCACCGGGCCGTTGCGCAAGCAGGCGCGCGCCGCGGGCAATGCCGACGCGGTGAACCTCTGGGCAGGCCAAACACATACGCTGACCAGCGCGGTCCCCGCCGCCGACCTGGTGCGTTCGTTGTCCGCCGAGACGAAAAACGCTCTGAAACTGGCACTTTCGCGCACAATCCAGGATTGTTGA
- a CDS encoding M23 family metallopeptidase, which yields MCAGRPNRHRAEPRTGDRVKLAASAAVAAGAIVGTAAQLANAAPLLPIGHESSSGDAIARDAVEESAAEAKQAVAAPVAEPVAAPAPEPQAQAAPVAAPIQPAPFGLQNLPPEVAGPLAQAEQVIKGLQNQVAPSAPAVRPVAGAVSSDFGARWGAFHYGVDFADAIGTPIHSIEDGTVIEAGPASGFGLWVRVKHDDGTTGVYGHVNDILVNVGQRVRAGDVIATVGNRGNSTGPHLHLEVWDAAENKIDPTRYLAGKGVILSQQWGPQ from the coding sequence GTGTGCGCCGGTCGTCCGAACCGGCACCGCGCCGAGCCGCGCACCGGCGACCGGGTGAAGCTGGCGGCCAGCGCCGCGGTCGCGGCGGGTGCCATCGTCGGCACCGCGGCCCAGCTCGCGAACGCCGCCCCGCTGTTGCCGATCGGGCACGAGAGCAGCAGCGGCGACGCGATCGCCCGGGACGCCGTCGAGGAATCGGCGGCCGAGGCGAAGCAGGCCGTCGCGGCGCCCGTGGCCGAGCCCGTGGCGGCTCCGGCGCCCGAGCCGCAGGCGCAGGCCGCGCCCGTCGCCGCGCCGATTCAGCCGGCCCCGTTCGGGCTGCAGAATCTGCCGCCGGAGGTCGCCGGTCCGCTCGCCCAGGCCGAGCAGGTGATCAAGGGCCTGCAGAACCAGGTCGCCCCGTCGGCCCCCGCGGTGCGCCCGGTGGCCGGTGCGGTCAGCTCCGATTTCGGCGCGCGCTGGGGCGCGTTCCACTACGGCGTCGATTTCGCCGACGCCATCGGCACCCCGATCCACTCGATCGAGGATGGCACCGTGATCGAGGCGGGTCCGGCCTCCGGCTTCGGCCTGTGGGTGCGGGTCAAGCACGACGACGGCACCACCGGCGTCTACGGCCACGTCAACGACATCCTGGTCAACGTCGGCCAGCGGGTGCGCGCCGGTGACGTCATCGCCACCGTCGGCAACCGCGGCAACTCCACCGGACCGCATCTGCACCTCGAGGTCTGGGACGCCGCCGAGAACAAGATCGACCCGACGCGCTACCTGGCCGGCAAGGGTGTGATCCTGTCGCAGCAGTGGGGACCCCAGTAA
- a CDS encoding helix-turn-helix transcriptional regulator, with product MQHPRSSLAELAAYLECSPEVAEAALDRLCELQAAVRIDGNGTVVWDAHAPEALSEAESRRRQADTARMHAAAARLGETFRSVRRTVRGGGTIVAMYETRELVAEFEDLHRTARNNVRLVERGPYICDIDRAERMFELKSARIDAGVRYQTLYQDTVYQDADRLRYALSTNAAGAQARTLPDPPLKVMIADGERASLVLHNDERRADPMGLRIGPSPTLDLLVRTFDVLWSLAAPISVNPSEPLDERDRAILTLMGLGATDDTIARRLGMSRRTVVRRTASLLERLGASTRFQAGVQAIRRGWL from the coding sequence GTGCAACACCCGCGATCCAGTCTGGCCGAGCTGGCCGCTTACCTGGAGTGCTCGCCCGAGGTCGCCGAGGCCGCCCTCGACCGGCTGTGCGAATTGCAGGCGGCCGTCCGCATCGATGGCAACGGCACCGTCGTGTGGGACGCCCACGCGCCGGAGGCCCTGTCCGAGGCCGAGTCCCGGCGTCGCCAGGCCGACACCGCCCGCATGCACGCGGCCGCCGCGCGACTGGGCGAGACGTTCCGATCGGTGCGCCGCACCGTCCGCGGCGGCGGCACCATCGTCGCGATGTACGAGACCCGGGAACTGGTCGCCGAATTCGAGGACCTGCACCGCACCGCCCGCAACAACGTGCGGCTGGTCGAGCGCGGACCCTATATCTGCGATATCGACCGGGCAGAGCGGATGTTCGAGTTGAAGTCGGCCCGCATCGACGCCGGTGTCCGCTATCAGACGCTGTACCAGGACACCGTCTATCAGGATGCGGATCGACTGCGGTACGCGCTGTCCACCAATGCCGCCGGGGCGCAGGCGCGCACGCTACCCGATCCGCCGCTGAAGGTGATGATCGCCGACGGCGAGCGGGCCAGCCTGGTGCTGCACAACGACGAGCGTCGCGCCGACCCGATGGGCCTGCGCATCGGTCCCTCGCCGACACTGGACCTGCTGGTCCGCACCTTCGACGTGCTGTGGTCGCTGGCCGCGCCGATCTCGGTGAATCCGAGCGAGCCGCTGGACGAGCGCGATCGGGCCATCCTGACCCTGATGGGCCTGGGCGCCACCGACGACACCATCGCGCGCCGGCTCGGCATGTCGCGCCGCACGGTGGTGCGGCGGACGGCCAGCCTGCTGGAGCGGCTCGGCGCGAGCACCCGGTTCCAGGCGGGCGTGCAGGCGATCCGGCGCGGGTGGCTCTGA